The Drosophila innubila isolate TH190305 chromosome 2L unlocalized genomic scaffold, UK_Dinn_1.0 4_B_2L, whole genome shotgun sequence genome segment TAAGACTGATTAATAATTGGACTTCGGAACATGTCTTACTTAagcatttgtatttaattgggAATAGCTTTTTAATCTCCAATATTGCAAGAGCTAATTAATACTTTGGTTATGTACATATGGCACGTAAGTAATTGACATATACCTACACcctatattgtttattttcacttACGCTTTCTTGTTAATAGGGGGCACCAATAGATTTAGATGTAATTATAACAATAGTTAATAAGATTTTTATAGAGATATCACAAAACCCACACAGAATGTAGCCTAATactgagttttatttaattacagaaACGTTTCGCCAAAGACGAACCCtagtaaaataaacacaaaaacaacacaaccAATTTTAACACCCtattgaaaacaattgaaacagcaacaaaatacataaataatgtaCATTATCATACGCACCCTTCGCTGGCAGCTTTAAGTAATTGGATCACACGACTAAATACCGCAAAACTTGCTGTACttacaaaatacatatacatatgcaaatatacatataccttTGATCACATTTACCATACGTAATACcactaaaaatataacaaagtaaatatatatgaacaaTGTAAGGTaactaaatattcaattatgcTTTCTGTTCAGTTtatacttaaatgtatattaggccttataatttttacattaacTTTTCAGGTATATATTCAGCATACTTTTTAACTCTCCATAAAATGCTATTTACATTTTAGAGAATTTAAAtcgaaaagaaatacaaatttcattgTACGATTTTTAACGTATGTAAAATCCGTTATAGTGGGAAAGCTTTGAATATTTAGTGCGTTGGGGTAAAGTAATGCAATCCGATTTGATGATGATACAAGGACAATATGGTACTAGCCTTGATTTGTTTaccatatatttttgtatctcTCTACATGGTTTTGGGGTATCAgaataaaaagttatatttttgaatacatttcGCCTTtcattaagaattttaaaattaatcagtGTAAGTATAAAACGTTAAGTATTTTGTTTACTCTTCTCTATTCCattagtaatttttattctgttttcattttcattttattacattGATTTAGATGCGAAAATTTCCACCAGGCAGTGAAGAGCCGTTCAACGGCGCCCGTCTCAAGCGGTTCATGAATTTTGATAAACTTTCCAACTGAAACCGATGGTATTACATGGACGAGagctgtttttaaaaaataatcacaaAGTTATACTGTTTTCGATTAACGTACCAAATTTGTCTAACATATTAAAGATttaacacatttaaatttagtttatatttcttggaataatatttaaaattttccataAACAACATACTGCCAACTTTAGAGGTAATTATGTATTtaccatttatatatatacttgggTACGTATTTGTGATGCTTATCATTGAAGAGAATATTTTACGTCTTCAATTTAGAATCTCGCATTAGGCATATAAGTAATCTCATCTCACGCTACACGATTAGTACGATTTGTGCATTTATTGACTTTATACTACAATTTGTCTGTCTGTAAAGCAAGATGAATAAATTCCTGGTGCTGGCTGGCATCCTTCTGCTGGTTGTGGCAAATGTCCTGGCGGACAGTAATAGCGAGAGTGACAGTGATAGTGACAGTCATAGCAACGAGAAAAGTGGAGAATCGGAAAATTCGGGCGACAAGCATAAGCACAAACATAATAAACATAACAATCCAGTGTATCCGTATTATCCTCCACAACACGGTGCTCCTCAATATCCCTATCCATATCCCTACAACCAGTACCAGCAACCACCACTACTTTATGGACCTCCACCTGCCTATCTTCCTAATCAGCCACCTCTGCCGACCTATGCTCCCGTTGATCCGCTAGGTTCAAGTGTCATCAATCATTCACTTCAAGTAAACAAAGAGTACAAGGAGAACTTTGACGTGGATTCAAatagtatataaaatgttaaatgcaataaaatatctGTTTTGCGAGCTCATCTTTAATAATATGTTTACAAATATCTGTCTCCTTGCATTTACTAAAGCAAAACAATATAATCTTTCTCAAGAAATCAAACAAACCAGACATTGTTTTTGATAAGGTTATGCAGTCTTTTTCACATGCATAAGATTCTCTTTTTaggtgaaatttaaaaaaaaaaatccgcGTATAAGCAATCAAAATAAGAGGTCGCACTCAAAGAATTACACTGAAATTGACTCTGGTATTTTTGAGCTTAATTCTAATCAGAATGTATGGAATATTGTACATTtctagctataaaatttattttggtatcaaaaaatataacgaTTATTTTTCGTACGCGACAAGCCAATggtatcttttttttgtgtagcAAGGCTGCCACACGTTTCAACAAAAAAGTCGTCCACATCGGCCGGATCGATAAATGGTCTCggcgcgcaatttaaataagattgtgtttttagtttattCATCTATAATTTAGCTGTAAACAAactctttaataaaattttttaagaaagtttaaagcttgtataatatattatattcaaagCTTAGGATAAAGCCCAAAAAGATCCTTTTGAAAAAAGGAGCTAATGTAAATAATGATCTAGATCCATTTTTAAGATTGCCAGACGTTAAAATAATTGGTAACTTTTTTCTGTCAGATGGCAGCCTATTTCAAAAGACAGAAGAgaaaaagttttgttgttgcagccaaaaacaaaaaaacatttggagattgtttgtttgtgtacaatttatgttaaaatgtGCAAAACAAGTGTTTTATTAAGTTGTGTTGTGCTTGTGTTTTTTGCACAAATACCAAGTGGTGAGTGCTAAAGGCGTACGGGAAAATAATTGacatttgtgttttgttttgttgcgtGTTgaacatgtgtgtgtttgtaggGATTTctatacatgtgtatgtgcgtgcggtttgttttgttattcgATGCGCAAATGAAATTCTATAATCAAATTAAGAATTTGTGCGCTTGGTACAAACTAGCATGCGAAACTGTAGCAAGTCTATCTTGCTGTCCACAACATTGCAATACAATAATAAGCCACATGCATACATTCATCCTTACATGTATACAGTGTGAGGGCAGCGATGCGTTTGCTGGTTTTACAGCGGCCATTGTCCACGAGTTCCTCACGGTGGCTGGAACACATAAAGCAACAGGGTATCACGCATTCCAATAAGAATGTTGCGATCGAGGAAAGATGTACTTCATTGTTTGACTGCATTTACATTATGCAAGTGCACAttgcttataaaatatatatatgtatagtaaaAGTTTATAAGTAGTAGTATAAGGGTAATACGCCAGAGTTGTCACCCTTTGCATTTGCCGCTTTTACACTCTTCACTACTCGCTATTTGCGGTACAAGTAAAAGCCGCTCTGTAAGagagttaattaattattaaaattagtgaAAGTATATGTGTTTtgtgtatattatttaaacaataaaataatagtttaagGCGCATCAACCTGGAAGTGTTAGATTATTATACAGTGGCGTCCAGTCTATTTATGTGCTTGAGAAACGTTGCATTCTTTTAGGCTGACGATATTCTTATTCAATGGAATCTCAAATTtaaccagtttttttttttaaacaaaagtaaatttagaaaatttaacatgaatttgaatatgtatttTCAGATAGTGTtatttgaagaaaaatttgtttatgctgtcattttgaaaaattccagatttttataaaatttcagtAACATTGggaattgatatttatttaaatcacaGTTAATAGGAAATCACAGTTTACAGGTTTAATTAATGATGGAAACCACAGGATAGTTACGTTAAAAAAAGTATCCTGAACAACCTTAATCAGTAGCAAACTACATGGATTTCTAGATTTTACCTCTATTTTGTCCGATCTTAGGATCTCCGACGGCTTTGAAATTTAACCTTAACATTCTTTTTAGAGCGTAAGACAATGCCATATTCAAAGATAATGTCCTCTAGTTGCATAGCCGGcaatagtttaaaatttcttaatattgaaaCTAGCAAAACTTTCATCTCCAAAATagcaaatttttgtccaatgcAAT includes the following:
- the LOC117781225 gene encoding proline-rich proteoglycan 2; this translates as MNKFLVLAGILLLVVANVLADSNSESDSDSDSHSNEKSGESENSGDKHKHKHNKHNNPVYPYYPPQHGAPQYPYPYPYNQYQQPPLLYGPPPAYLPNQPPLPTYAPVDPLGSSVINHSLQVNKEYKENFDVDSNSI